One genomic window of Syngnathoides biaculeatus isolate LvHL_M chromosome 13, ASM1980259v1, whole genome shotgun sequence includes the following:
- the LOC133511236 gene encoding uncharacterized protein LOC133511236 isoform X1, translating to MFEQCSHILLMIFPVRMHRGIILVATVASVLAAFAGVRATEHLTFDNSTEANVTLRGCGMSVLCLELPEDCDPMGETPCLFTSLSATTPMAPDGFNLSVGLSGISTGLIAFGLTQNFAENITQLFVCGMNNSTFFFQTLNRYPNGTLMPNERTTTQIRSSLDGDRIQCEFIIPNVNTSMKGEDMDGTTAFVVLGNGTVNSTTGLTETFQETFTSNRVNLTNPQDTVFLPKILNINRDGCGNEKLCIEEPERCDPQSTGECLFTSLNTDTPMNGIFNISVELAGESEGFIAMGLTANSSEGVTILYTCGRNSSDGNSFVFQTLQRNNTDNSLTEVERQVADIYSTVNGTSIQCTFTIVDMSTNTMTREASMGSVSSVVVGTGAINGGAFENFEVSRDSGPLDITDPTANIEDPLVEIMSLNISREGCGITNLCVETPEDCDPLIDNMCQFKSSNVTVSTMTNMFNMTVRLSGYSMGYIALGLARNASVGTSSIFACGNGTDGIIFRTLTRDNVDGSLTVNERVIIGNATINVTGRSIECEFTIANLNGVETREIDGTVADILLGNGTLTDNTFNEFQILLNQRQNLTSPTGEILEVQAENGAGAGKSSGAMLILMSLVTLLAALQG from the exons ATGTTTGAACAGTGTAGTCACATTCTGCTGATGATTTTTCCCGTCAGAATGCATCGAGGGATCATCCTAGTCGCGACCGTGGCGAGCGTTCTGGCCGCATTTGCGGGCGTGCGGGCAACGGAACATTTGACCTTCGACAATTCCACAGAG GCAAACGTGACCCTGAGAGGCTGTGGGATGAGCGTCCTGTGCCTGGAGTTGCCGGAAGACTGCGACCCTATGGGCGAGACCCCCTGTCTGTTTACGTCCTTGAGCGCGACCACCCCCATGGCTCCAGACGGATTCAACCTGTCCGTTGGACTCAGCGGAATCTCGACGGGACTAATCGCCTTCGGACTCACGCAGAATTTCGCTGAG AACATCACCCAGCTGTTCGTCTGTGGAATGAACAACAGCACTTTTTTCTTCCAAACCCTGAACAGATACCCAAATGGAACTCTGATGCCAAACGAGAGG ACTACGACTCAGATCCGCAGCAGTCTGGACGGGGATAGAATCCAATGTGAATTTATTATTCCAAATGTGAACACAAGCATGAAAGGCGAGGATATGGACGGGACAACGGCCTTTGTCGTCTTAGGAAATGGAACGGTGAACAGTACCACTG GGCTGACCGAGACCTTCCAAGAAACGTTCACAAGCAACAGGGTGAACCTCACTAACCCACAAGACACTGTCTTCCTTCCCAAAATTTTGAACATCAACCGAGACGGCTGTGGAAACGAAAAACTGTGCATTGAGGAGCCAGAACGCTGTGACCCTCAGTCAACTGGGGAGTGTCTGTTCACATCCTTGAACACCGACACTCCCATGAACGGAATCTTCAACATCTCGGTGGAGCTCGCCGGAGAGTCAGAAGGATTCATCGCCATGGGACTCACAGCGAATTCCTCAGAG GGTGTGACCATTCTTTACACCTGTGGCAGAAACAGCAGTGACGGGAACTCCTTTGTGTTCCAAACACTGCAAAGGAACAACACCGACAACTCACTCACTGAAGTGGAGAGG CAAGTGGCCGATATCTACTCTACCGTGAACGGCACGTCCATCCAATGTACTTTCACCATCGTTGACATGAGCACCAACACCATGACCAGAGAAGCTTCCATGGGATCCGTCAGCTCCGTCGTGGTGGGGACGGGAGCCATCAACGGAG GTGCCTTTGAAAACTTTGAAGTCTCAAGGGACAGCGGACCGCTGGACATCACAGACCCCACGGCTAACATCGAAGACCCTTTGGTGGAGATTATGTCCTTGAATATTAGCCGGGAAGGTTGCGGGATAACCAATTTGTGCGTGGAGACGCCGGAGGACTGCGACCCCTTGATCGACAACATGTGCCAGTTCAAGTCGAGCAACGTCACAGTTTCCACGATGACCAACATGTTCAACATGACCGTCAGACTCAGCGGCTACTCCATGGGATACATTGCACTCGGATTGGCCCGGAATGCGTCGGTG GGCACCAGCTCAATTTTTGCCTGTGGAAATGGCACTGATGGAATAATCTTCAGAACTTTGACAAGAGACAACGTTGATGGGAGTTTAACTGTAAATGAGAGG GTGATTATCGGCAATGCAACTATTAATGTGACCGGCAGATCCATCGAATGCGAGTTCACCATTGCAAATTTAAACGGGGTGGAAACCAGGGAGATCGACGGAACCGTTGCAGACATCTTGCTAGGAAATGGAACGCTGACTGACA ATACTTTCAACGAATTCCAGATCCTTCTGAATCAAAGACAGAACCTCACCTCACCCACCGGTGAGATCCTGGAAGTCCAGGCGGAGAATGGCGCCGGAGCCGGAAAGAGCAGTGGCG CTATGCTGATCCTGATGAGCCTCGTCACACTGCTGGCAGCGCTTCAAGGCTGA
- the LOC133511236 gene encoding uncharacterized protein LOC133511236 isoform X2, whose amino-acid sequence MHRGIILVATVASVLAAFAGVRATEHLTFDNSTEANVTLRGCGMSVLCLELPEDCDPMGETPCLFTSLSATTPMAPDGFNLSVGLSGISTGLIAFGLTQNFAENITQLFVCGMNNSTFFFQTLNRYPNGTLMPNERTTTQIRSSLDGDRIQCEFIIPNVNTSMKGEDMDGTTAFVVLGNGTVNSTTGLTETFQETFTSNRVNLTNPQDTVFLPKILNINRDGCGNEKLCIEEPERCDPQSTGECLFTSLNTDTPMNGIFNISVELAGESEGFIAMGLTANSSEGVTILYTCGRNSSDGNSFVFQTLQRNNTDNSLTEVERQVADIYSTVNGTSIQCTFTIVDMSTNTMTREASMGSVSSVVVGTGAINGGAFENFEVSRDSGPLDITDPTANIEDPLVEIMSLNISREGCGITNLCVETPEDCDPLIDNMCQFKSSNVTVSTMTNMFNMTVRLSGYSMGYIALGLARNASVGTSSIFACGNGTDGIIFRTLTRDNVDGSLTVNERVIIGNATINVTGRSIECEFTIANLNGVETREIDGTVADILLGNGTLTDNTFNEFQILLNQRQNLTSPTGEILEVQAENGAGAGKSSGAMLILMSLVTLLAALQG is encoded by the exons ATGCATCGAGGGATCATCCTAGTCGCGACCGTGGCGAGCGTTCTGGCCGCATTTGCGGGCGTGCGGGCAACGGAACATTTGACCTTCGACAATTCCACAGAG GCAAACGTGACCCTGAGAGGCTGTGGGATGAGCGTCCTGTGCCTGGAGTTGCCGGAAGACTGCGACCCTATGGGCGAGACCCCCTGTCTGTTTACGTCCTTGAGCGCGACCACCCCCATGGCTCCAGACGGATTCAACCTGTCCGTTGGACTCAGCGGAATCTCGACGGGACTAATCGCCTTCGGACTCACGCAGAATTTCGCTGAG AACATCACCCAGCTGTTCGTCTGTGGAATGAACAACAGCACTTTTTTCTTCCAAACCCTGAACAGATACCCAAATGGAACTCTGATGCCAAACGAGAGG ACTACGACTCAGATCCGCAGCAGTCTGGACGGGGATAGAATCCAATGTGAATTTATTATTCCAAATGTGAACACAAGCATGAAAGGCGAGGATATGGACGGGACAACGGCCTTTGTCGTCTTAGGAAATGGAACGGTGAACAGTACCACTG GGCTGACCGAGACCTTCCAAGAAACGTTCACAAGCAACAGGGTGAACCTCACTAACCCACAAGACACTGTCTTCCTTCCCAAAATTTTGAACATCAACCGAGACGGCTGTGGAAACGAAAAACTGTGCATTGAGGAGCCAGAACGCTGTGACCCTCAGTCAACTGGGGAGTGTCTGTTCACATCCTTGAACACCGACACTCCCATGAACGGAATCTTCAACATCTCGGTGGAGCTCGCCGGAGAGTCAGAAGGATTCATCGCCATGGGACTCACAGCGAATTCCTCAGAG GGTGTGACCATTCTTTACACCTGTGGCAGAAACAGCAGTGACGGGAACTCCTTTGTGTTCCAAACACTGCAAAGGAACAACACCGACAACTCACTCACTGAAGTGGAGAGG CAAGTGGCCGATATCTACTCTACCGTGAACGGCACGTCCATCCAATGTACTTTCACCATCGTTGACATGAGCACCAACACCATGACCAGAGAAGCTTCCATGGGATCCGTCAGCTCCGTCGTGGTGGGGACGGGAGCCATCAACGGAG GTGCCTTTGAAAACTTTGAAGTCTCAAGGGACAGCGGACCGCTGGACATCACAGACCCCACGGCTAACATCGAAGACCCTTTGGTGGAGATTATGTCCTTGAATATTAGCCGGGAAGGTTGCGGGATAACCAATTTGTGCGTGGAGACGCCGGAGGACTGCGACCCCTTGATCGACAACATGTGCCAGTTCAAGTCGAGCAACGTCACAGTTTCCACGATGACCAACATGTTCAACATGACCGTCAGACTCAGCGGCTACTCCATGGGATACATTGCACTCGGATTGGCCCGGAATGCGTCGGTG GGCACCAGCTCAATTTTTGCCTGTGGAAATGGCACTGATGGAATAATCTTCAGAACTTTGACAAGAGACAACGTTGATGGGAGTTTAACTGTAAATGAGAGG GTGATTATCGGCAATGCAACTATTAATGTGACCGGCAGATCCATCGAATGCGAGTTCACCATTGCAAATTTAAACGGGGTGGAAACCAGGGAGATCGACGGAACCGTTGCAGACATCTTGCTAGGAAATGGAACGCTGACTGACA ATACTTTCAACGAATTCCAGATCCTTCTGAATCAAAGACAGAACCTCACCTCACCCACCGGTGAGATCCTGGAAGTCCAGGCGGAGAATGGCGCCGGAGCCGGAAAGAGCAGTGGCG CTATGCTGATCCTGATGAGCCTCGTCACACTGCTGGCAGCGCTTCAAGGCTGA
- the LOC133511251 gene encoding heterogeneous nuclear ribonucleoprotein C-like isoform X2 produces MAASNVTNKTDPRSLNSRVFIGNLNTLLVTKTDVEAIFAKYGKIVGCSVHKGYAFVQYANERNARSAVAGEDGRMIVGQVLDINLAGEPKPHRSKTTKRSAGDMYRATFNHASFSPLPFSSSSFELDYDFQRDYYDRMYSYPSRVPAPPPPLSRAVIPSKRPRVSLSSGGGGGGGGGSSRRTKSSFSSSSKSSQRTYSSRSMKVDELQTIKHELTQIKSKVDDLLDSLERMEKDHSKKSESKAIKPEPGEVTSPPHPSNKKDEVLKRERDSQELNDTDEEEEEEEEDDDEEEEGDLLEEEEELKSQEREEEEEEEGEHVEGDDDGDSINGEDDS; encoded by the exons ATGGCCGCCAGTAATGTCACCAACAAGACGGATCCGCGCTCTCTCAACTCGCGGGTGTTCATCGGCAACCTTAACACCCTGCTGGTGACCAAGACCGACGTGGAGGCTATCTTTGCCAAGTACGGCAAGATTGTGGGCTGCTCTGTGCACAAGGGTTACGCCTTTGTGCAGTATGCCAACGAGCGCAACGCCCGCTCCGCTGTCGCCGGAGAGGATGGTCGCATGATTGTCGGGCAAGTGCTTG ATATTAACCTTGCTGGAGAGCCCAAACCCCACCGTTCCAAAACCACCAAACGTTCAGCTGGAGACATGTATAG GGCAACCTTCAATCATGcctctttttcccccctcccattCAGCAGTTCGTCTTTCGAACTGGACTATGACTTCCAGAGAGACTACTATGACAG AATGTACTCATACCCGTCCCGCGTGCCCGCCCCGCCCCCGCCGCTCTCCCGTGCTGTTATCCCATCCAAGCGTCCACGGGTCAGTCTCAGCAGCGGAGGTGGAGGCGGTGGAGGTGGGGGAAGCAGCCGGCGGACCAAGAGCAGCTTCTCCTCATCCTCCAAGAGCAGCCAGAGGACTTACTCGTCCAGAAGTA TGAAAGTTGACGAGCTGCAGACCATCAAGCACGAGTTGACTCAGATTAAAAGCAAAGTGGACGACCTCCTGGACAGCCTGGAGCGCATGGAGAAGGACCACAGCAAGAAGTCAG AGTCGAAAGCCATTAAGCCTGAGCCAGGCGAGGTGACATCACCACCTCACCCGAGCAACAAGAAGGACGAGGTTCTGAAGCGAGAACGGGACAGCCAGGAGCTCAACGACACtgacgaggaggaagaggaggaggaggaggacgacgatgaagaagaggagggagacctgctggaggaagaggaggag CTGAAGAGCCAAGAgcgggaggaggaagaggaggaggaaggcgaGCATGTGGAAGGGGATGACGACGGCGACAGCATCAACGGCGAAGACGACTCGTAG
- the LOC133511251 gene encoding heterogeneous nuclear ribonucleoprotein C-like isoform X1, whose product MDRSPNTASLMAASNVTNKTDPRSLNSRVFIGNLNTLLVTKTDVEAIFAKYGKIVGCSVHKGYAFVQYANERNARSAVAGEDGRMIVGQVLDINLAGEPKPHRSKTTKRSAGDMYRATFNHASFSPLPFSSSSFELDYDFQRDYYDRMYSYPSRVPAPPPPLSRAVIPSKRPRVSLSSGGGGGGGGGSSRRTKSSFSSSSKSSQRTYSSRSMKVDELQTIKHELTQIKSKVDDLLDSLERMEKDHSKKSESKAIKPEPGEVTSPPHPSNKKDEVLKRERDSQELNDTDEEEEEEEEDDDEEEEGDLLEEEEELKSQEREEEEEEEGEHVEGDDDGDSINGEDDS is encoded by the exons ATGGA CCGTTCACCAAACACAGCCAGCTTGATGGCCGCCAGTAATGTCACCAACAAGACGGATCCGCGCTCTCTCAACTCGCGGGTGTTCATCGGCAACCTTAACACCCTGCTGGTGACCAAGACCGACGTGGAGGCTATCTTTGCCAAGTACGGCAAGATTGTGGGCTGCTCTGTGCACAAGGGTTACGCCTTTGTGCAGTATGCCAACGAGCGCAACGCCCGCTCCGCTGTCGCCGGAGAGGATGGTCGCATGATTGTCGGGCAAGTGCTTG ATATTAACCTTGCTGGAGAGCCCAAACCCCACCGTTCCAAAACCACCAAACGTTCAGCTGGAGACATGTATAG GGCAACCTTCAATCATGcctctttttcccccctcccattCAGCAGTTCGTCTTTCGAACTGGACTATGACTTCCAGAGAGACTACTATGACAG AATGTACTCATACCCGTCCCGCGTGCCCGCCCCGCCCCCGCCGCTCTCCCGTGCTGTTATCCCATCCAAGCGTCCACGGGTCAGTCTCAGCAGCGGAGGTGGAGGCGGTGGAGGTGGGGGAAGCAGCCGGCGGACCAAGAGCAGCTTCTCCTCATCCTCCAAGAGCAGCCAGAGGACTTACTCGTCCAGAAGTA TGAAAGTTGACGAGCTGCAGACCATCAAGCACGAGTTGACTCAGATTAAAAGCAAAGTGGACGACCTCCTGGACAGCCTGGAGCGCATGGAGAAGGACCACAGCAAGAAGTCAG AGTCGAAAGCCATTAAGCCTGAGCCAGGCGAGGTGACATCACCACCTCACCCGAGCAACAAGAAGGACGAGGTTCTGAAGCGAGAACGGGACAGCCAGGAGCTCAACGACACtgacgaggaggaagaggaggaggaggaggacgacgatgaagaagaggagggagacctgctggaggaagaggaggag CTGAAGAGCCAAGAgcgggaggaggaagaggaggaggaaggcgaGCATGTGGAAGGGGATGACGACGGCGACAGCATCAACGGCGAAGACGACTCGTAG
- the LOC133511251 gene encoding heterogeneous nuclear ribonucleoprotein C-like isoform X4: MDRSPNTASLMAASNVTNKTDPRSLNSRVFIGNLNTLLVTKTDVEAIFAKYGKIVGCSVHKGYAFVQYANERNARSAVAGEDGRMIVGQVLDINLAGEPKPHRSKTTKRSAGDMYSSSFELDYDFQRDYYDRMYSYPSRVPAPPPPLSRAVIPSKRPRVSLSSGGGGGGGGGSSRRTKSSFSSSSKSSQRTYSSRSMKVDELQTIKHELTQIKSKVDDLLDSLERMEKDHSKKSESKAIKPEPGEVTSPPHPSNKKDEVLKRERDSQELNDTDEEEEEEEEDDDEEEEGDLLEEEEELKSQEREEEEEEEGEHVEGDDDGDSINGEDDS; this comes from the exons ATGGA CCGTTCACCAAACACAGCCAGCTTGATGGCCGCCAGTAATGTCACCAACAAGACGGATCCGCGCTCTCTCAACTCGCGGGTGTTCATCGGCAACCTTAACACCCTGCTGGTGACCAAGACCGACGTGGAGGCTATCTTTGCCAAGTACGGCAAGATTGTGGGCTGCTCTGTGCACAAGGGTTACGCCTTTGTGCAGTATGCCAACGAGCGCAACGCCCGCTCCGCTGTCGCCGGAGAGGATGGTCGCATGATTGTCGGGCAAGTGCTTG ATATTAACCTTGCTGGAGAGCCCAAACCCCACCGTTCCAAAACCACCAAACGTTCAGCTGGAGACATGTATAG TTCGTCTTTCGAACTGGACTATGACTTCCAGAGAGACTACTATGACAG AATGTACTCATACCCGTCCCGCGTGCCCGCCCCGCCCCCGCCGCTCTCCCGTGCTGTTATCCCATCCAAGCGTCCACGGGTCAGTCTCAGCAGCGGAGGTGGAGGCGGTGGAGGTGGGGGAAGCAGCCGGCGGACCAAGAGCAGCTTCTCCTCATCCTCCAAGAGCAGCCAGAGGACTTACTCGTCCAGAAGTA TGAAAGTTGACGAGCTGCAGACCATCAAGCACGAGTTGACTCAGATTAAAAGCAAAGTGGACGACCTCCTGGACAGCCTGGAGCGCATGGAGAAGGACCACAGCAAGAAGTCAG AGTCGAAAGCCATTAAGCCTGAGCCAGGCGAGGTGACATCACCACCTCACCCGAGCAACAAGAAGGACGAGGTTCTGAAGCGAGAACGGGACAGCCAGGAGCTCAACGACACtgacgaggaggaagaggaggaggaggaggacgacgatgaagaagaggagggagacctgctggaggaagaggaggag CTGAAGAGCCAAGAgcgggaggaggaagaggaggaggaaggcgaGCATGTGGAAGGGGATGACGACGGCGACAGCATCAACGGCGAAGACGACTCGTAG
- the LOC133511251 gene encoding heterogeneous nuclear ribonucleoprotein C-like isoform X3 produces the protein MDRSPNTASLMAASNVTNKTDPRSLNSRVFIGNLNTLLVTKTDVEAIFAKYGKIVGCSVHKGYAFVQYANERNARSAVAGEDGRMIVGQVLDINLAGEPKPHRSKTTKRSAGDMYSSSSFELDYDFQRDYYDRMYSYPSRVPAPPPPLSRAVIPSKRPRVSLSSGGGGGGGGGSSRRTKSSFSSSSKSSQRTYSSRSMKVDELQTIKHELTQIKSKVDDLLDSLERMEKDHSKKSESKAIKPEPGEVTSPPHPSNKKDEVLKRERDSQELNDTDEEEEEEEEDDDEEEEGDLLEEEEELKSQEREEEEEEEGEHVEGDDDGDSINGEDDS, from the exons ATGGA CCGTTCACCAAACACAGCCAGCTTGATGGCCGCCAGTAATGTCACCAACAAGACGGATCCGCGCTCTCTCAACTCGCGGGTGTTCATCGGCAACCTTAACACCCTGCTGGTGACCAAGACCGACGTGGAGGCTATCTTTGCCAAGTACGGCAAGATTGTGGGCTGCTCTGTGCACAAGGGTTACGCCTTTGTGCAGTATGCCAACGAGCGCAACGCCCGCTCCGCTGTCGCCGGAGAGGATGGTCGCATGATTGTCGGGCAAGTGCTTG ATATTAACCTTGCTGGAGAGCCCAAACCCCACCGTTCCAAAACCACCAAACGTTCAGCTGGAGACATGTATAG CAGTTCGTCTTTCGAACTGGACTATGACTTCCAGAGAGACTACTATGACAG AATGTACTCATACCCGTCCCGCGTGCCCGCCCCGCCCCCGCCGCTCTCCCGTGCTGTTATCCCATCCAAGCGTCCACGGGTCAGTCTCAGCAGCGGAGGTGGAGGCGGTGGAGGTGGGGGAAGCAGCCGGCGGACCAAGAGCAGCTTCTCCTCATCCTCCAAGAGCAGCCAGAGGACTTACTCGTCCAGAAGTA TGAAAGTTGACGAGCTGCAGACCATCAAGCACGAGTTGACTCAGATTAAAAGCAAAGTGGACGACCTCCTGGACAGCCTGGAGCGCATGGAGAAGGACCACAGCAAGAAGTCAG AGTCGAAAGCCATTAAGCCTGAGCCAGGCGAGGTGACATCACCACCTCACCCGAGCAACAAGAAGGACGAGGTTCTGAAGCGAGAACGGGACAGCCAGGAGCTCAACGACACtgacgaggaggaagaggaggaggaggaggacgacgatgaagaagaggagggagacctgctggaggaagaggaggag CTGAAGAGCCAAGAgcgggaggaggaagaggaggaggaaggcgaGCATGTGGAAGGGGATGACGACGGCGACAGCATCAACGGCGAAGACGACTCGTAG